A region from the Palaemon carinicauda isolate YSFRI2023 chromosome 9, ASM3689809v2, whole genome shotgun sequence genome encodes:
- the LOC137646966 gene encoding uncharacterized protein — MLREFCVESQLEWDEGIDFLLFAIREVPHESLGFSPYEMLFGRSVRGPLSVIKEEWLNTPSESSQTLQQYMNKLKSTLMQVRKIAGEKLRGQQILMKRNYDKACKVRKFKHNDLVLAYLPVPGSPLKAKFCGPYPIIKNVNNNTYIIKTPDRRKLTRIIHVNLLKAYHSRETGNGSSETVVNLNFKVETPGEDNSLEDLIASSMPQTNTEVLNNLDLFLNHLSPWQSLDLKNVISRHSTLFNDFPRKSDLLLHDIELVPGTAPIRQQSYRVGPEKSKMQEEVEYILWHGLARQSKSPWASPCILVPKEDDASDAGAGGVLLQESDGILHPVSYTSTKFKHHQKSYSTIEKEALSLVLALQKYECYLLGAAEVLVFTDHNPLTFLDKMKSHNQRLLRWSIYLQKFPLQIRHIKGTENIMADALSRLPP, encoded by the exons ATGCTTAGGgaattttgtgttgaaagtcaactagagtgggatgagggcattgattttcttctgtttgctatcagggaagttccccatgagtcccttggtttttcaccctacgagatgttgtttgggaggtcagttagaggaccactttcagtaattaaagaagaatggttgaacaccccttctgagtctagccaaacccttcaacaatatatgaataaacttaaaagcacattaatgcaggttaggaaaattgctggggagaaattaaggggtcaacaaatcttaatgaagagaaactatgacaaagcttgtaaagtcagaaaatttaaacataatgaccttgtgttagcctaccttcctgtccctggttcccctcttaaagctaagttttgtgggccctatcccatcataaaaaatgttaacaataatacctacattatcaaaactccagatcgtagaaaactcactcggatcattcatgttaatttacttaaggcttatcactctagggaaactggaaatggttccagtgagacggttgttaatcttaattttaaggtagagactccaggagaggacaattcattggaagaccttattgcttcctccatgccacaaaccaatactgaggttctaaataacctggatctattcctgaaccacctctctccttggcagtcgctagacttaaagaatgtaatctctaggcattcaactctctttaatgattttcccaggaaaagtgatttgctgctacatgacatcgagctggttcctggtacagcacccattcgtcagcagtcctatcgtgtgggtcctgagaagaGCAAAATGCAGGAGGAAGTCGAATATATTCTCTGGCATGGTCTAGCAAGACAGAGTAAATCgccatgggcttcaccttgcatcctagttccaaaagaggacg atgctagcgatgcgggagctggaggggtgctactccaagagtcagatggtatacttcacccagtcagctacacctccactaagttcaagcatcaccagaagtcctacagcaccattgagaaggaagcacttagtttggtactcgccctgcaaaaatatgaatgctacttactaggtgctgctgaggtactagtcttcaccgaccacaaccccttgaccttcctcgacaagatgaagtcccacaatcaacgtctactacgctggtccatttatctgcagaagttccctctacagatccgccacatcaagggaacagagaacatcatggcagatgccttatcgcgactgcctccttaa